A single window of Rhodamnia argentea isolate NSW1041297 chromosome 5, ASM2092103v1, whole genome shotgun sequence DNA harbors:
- the LOC115741965 gene encoding translocase of chloroplast 120, chloroplastic-like: MEFADRDVDVQCVEEQVNGEAGVLEERTEERAGSVGNDSKVSEGEDVFEEAVDAQYSLQEEEVKLVSGVDVPGPDTDPTEAVDPSSHVFHEKASVGDEVENFKEAIGTPAKTEKLEEIVEDVDVEEKVEGLAGGESIGGALVVADGVDEGGTREEVPGKEDDGLMNNGEDAVEEIAELHVDEEMHNDANESTPTLGGVLEKLDNVTKDELENGNVSVEGLLDTDKKRTSREEVLCANDQREELVDTDLATEGKLTIDRDLEVAPAANHPDTLDEGSATLATENKVHLNMEPEGVTAGFDSVYHDAGREVKKSTSDIDSGYENDVNKEVKDATNGRDSFQEGNSEQDPTSIGKPPSTSDKSVTRESGILTTSDELKSEKEEQIMAGTIEINKEDVTSHTQHPVEKVQENHHNHTLAEKLVKKDSDSGEDGTKVIRENGIRAAEEVASSGRSMNHASVPARPAGLGRAAPLLEPAPRVSQQPRVNGAVSHSQAQHIEEPANGESDDHDETREKLQMIRVKFLRLAHRLGQTPHNVVVAQVLYRLGLAEQIRGRNGGRVGAFSFDRASAMAEQLEASGQEPLDFSCTIMVLGKTGVGKSATINSIFDEVKFSTDAFDTGTKKVQDVVGTVQGIKVRIIDTPGLLSSLTDQRQNEKILHSIKRFIKKTPPDIVLYLDRLDMQTRDLGDMPLLRTITEIFGPSIWFNAIVVLTHAASAPPDGPNGTASSYDMFVTQRSHVVQQAIRQAAGDMRLMNPVSLVENHSACRTNRAGQRVLPNGQVWKPHLLLLSFASKILAEANALLKLQDSPPGKPFASRSRAPPLPFLLSTLLQPRPQPKLPEEQYGDDDGMDDDLDESSDSDDESEYDELPPFKRLTNAQLSKLTRAQKKAYFDELEYREKLFMKKQLKEERRRRRMMKKMAAAAKDQPSEYVENAEEESGGAASVPVPMPDLALPASFDSDNPTHRYRYLDNSTQWLVRPVLDTHGWDHDVGYEGINLERLFVVKDKIPISFSGQVTKDKKDANVQMEVASSIKHGEGKSTSLGLDMQTVGKDLAYTLRSETRFSNFRKNKATAGLSFTLLNDALTAGLKVEDKLIVNKWFRLVMTGGAITSRGDVAYGGSLDATLRDKDYPLGRSLFTLGLSVMDWHGDLAVGGNIQSQLPIGRSTNLIARANLNNRGAGQVSVRVNSSEQLQIALLGLIPLFKKLLDFPQQWQLGQ, translated from the coding sequence ATGGAGTTTGCTGACCGAGATGTAGATGTCCAGTGCGTGGAAGAGCAAGTCAATGGGGAGGCTGGGGTTTTGGAGGAGAGGACAGAGGAGAGGGCCGGTTCGGTGGGGAATGATTCGAAGGTCAGTGAAGGAGAAGATGTTTTTGAGGAGGCGGTGGATGCCCAATACAGTTTGCAAGAGGAAGAAGTGAAGCTGGTTTCGGGGGTCGATGTTCCCGGTCCTGATACGGATCCTACTGAGGCTGTTGATCCAAGTAGCCATGTTTTTCATGAGAAAGCGAGTGTGGGAGATGAGGTTGAAAATTTCAAGGAGGCAATTGGCACACCGGCAAAAACCGAGAAACTTGAGGAGATAGTCGAGGACGTGGATGTTGAAGAGAAGGTAGAAGGTTTGGCCGGTGGGGAGAGCATCGGTGGTGCTCTGGTGGTGGCAGATGGAGTTGATGAGGGAGGGACTCGTGAGGAGGTGCCGGGCAAAGAAGATGATGGATTGATGAATAATGGGGAGGATGCTGTGGAGGAGATAGCTGAGCTTCATGTAGATGAAGAGATGCACAATGATGCAAATGAGTCCACTCCGACGCTTGGTGGAGTTCTTGAAAAGCTTGACAATGTGACCAAAGATGAATTGGAGAATGGGAATGTGAGCGTGGAAGGACTACTTGACACTGATAAGAAGCGAACTTCTAGGGAGGAGGTTCTGTGTGCAAATGATCAGCGTGAAGAATTAGTAGACACTGACTTGGCAACTGAAGGCAAACTTACCATTGACAGGGATCTGGAAGTTGCTCCAGCTGCTAATCATCCAGATACTCTGGATGAAGGGAGTGCTACTTTGGCTACAGAAAATAAAGTCCACCTTAACATGGAACCTGAAGGTGTGACAGCTGGCTTTGACTCAGTCTATCATGATGCTGGTAGAGAAGTGAAAAAGTCTACTTCTGATATCGATTCAGGATATGAGAATGACGTCAACAAGGAGGTGAAGGATGCTACTAACGGACGAGATTCCTTTCAGGAGGGAAACTCTGAGCAGGACCCAACTTCAATTGGCAAGCCTCCATCTACCTCAGACAAGTCAGTTACTCGTGAGTCTGGGATCTTGACTACTTCAGACGAACTTAAGTCTGAGAAGGAGGAGCAAATTATGGCTGGAACGATTGAAATTAACAAAGAGGATGTGACTTCTCACACTCAGCATCCTGTTGAAAAAGTCCAGGAAAATCATCACAATCACACTCTTGCAGAGAAGCTTGTAAAGAAGGATTCAGATAGTGGGGAGGATGGTACAAAAGTAATCAGGGAAAATGGTATACGGGCTGCAGAAGAAGTTGCATCATCTGGAAGATCAATGAATCATGCTTCGGTACCTGCTCGTCCTGCTGGCCTTGGCCGTGCTGCTCCTCTGCTGGAGCCTGCACCTCGAGTGTCTCAGCAACCGCGTGTTAATGGAGCTGTATCTCATTCGCAGGCTCAGCATATTGAGGAACCTGCTAATGGGGAGTCTGATGATCATGATGAGACCCgcgaaaaactccaaatgatACGTGTTAAATTCTTGCGTCTTGCACATCGTCTTGGGCAGACTCCCCATAATGTCGTTGTGGCGCAGGTCCTGTACAGGCTGGGATTAGCGGAGCAGATTAGGGGAAGAAATGGGGGCCGTGTTGGTGCCTTCAGTTTTGATCGTGCAAGTGCCATGGCAGAGCAGCTTGAGGCATCTGGGCAGGAACCACTTGATTTCTCTTGCACTATTATGGTCTTGGGGAAGACAGGTGTGGGAAAAAGTGCGACAATCAACTCAATATTTGATGAAGTGAAGTTCAGCACTGATGCTTTTGACACGGGCACTAAGAAAGTTCAAGATGTCGTAGGAACTGTTCAGGGGATTAAGGTGCGCATAATTGACACGCCCGGTCTTCTGTCCTCTTTGACGGATCAACGCCAAAATGAGAAGATCCTTCACTCTATTAAGCGATTCATTAAGAAGACTCCACCTGATATCGTGCTCTATCTTGACCGCTTGGACATGCAAACCAGGGATCTTGGTGATATGCCGCTTTTGCGTACAATTACTGAGATATTTGGACCCTCTATATGGTTTAATGCAATTGTGGTTCTAACACATGCAGCATCAGCTCCACCTGATGGGCCAAATGGTACTGCTTCTAGTTATGACATGTTTGTCACTCAGCGATCACATGTGGTGCAACAAGCGATTCGTCAGGCAGCTGGTGATATGCGGCTTATGAATCCTGTTTCTTTGGTGGAAAATCACTCGGCATGCAGGACAAATAGGGCTGGGCAGAGAGTGTTGCCGAATGGTCAGGTTTGGAAGCCTCATCTATTACTGCTTTCCTTTGCTTCAAAAATTTTAGCCGAGGCTAACGCACTTTTGAAGCTGCAAGATAGTCCACCTGGGAAGCCTTTTGCATCTAGGTCAAGAGCCCctcctttgccttttcttctttcaactCTTCTCCAGCCGAGGCCACAGCCGAAGCTGCCTGAGGAGCAGTACGGTGATGATGATGGCATGGATGATGACTTGGATGAGTCATCCGATTCTGATGATGAATCAGAATATGACGAATTGCCGCCATTTAAGCGATTGACAAACGCCCAGTTGTCAAAGCTTACTAGGGCTCAGAAGAAGGCATATTTTGATGAGTTAGAATATAGGGAGAAACTTTTTATGAAGAAACAGTTAAAAGAGGAGAGAAGGCGACggaggatgatgaagaagatggcaGCTGCAGCCAAGGATCAGCCAAGTGAATATGTTGAAAATGCAGAAGAAGAAAGTGGCGGGGCAGCATCTGTACCAGTACCCATGCCAGATTTGGCCTTACCTGCATCGTTTGATTCTGATAATCCTACTCACCGGTATCGTTACCTTGATAACTCTACCCAGTGGCTTGTAAGGCCTGTTCTTGATACTCATGGTTGGGATCATGATGTTGGTTACGAAGGCATTAATTTAGAGCGATTGTTTGTTGTTAAAGACAAGATACCTATCTCTTTTTCGGGCCAGGTCACAAAAGATAAGAAGGATGCGAATGTCCAAATGGAGGTAGCTAGTTCGATAAAACATGGGGAGGGAAAATCAACTTCACTAGGACTTGATATGCAGACTGTTGGGAAGGACCTGGCTTATACTCTTCGCAGTGAGACTAGGTTTAGTAATTTCAGGAAGAATAAGGCGACTGCTGGATTGTCCTTTACTCTCTTGAATGATGCTTTAACGGCTGGATTGAAAGTTGAGGACAAATTGATCGTCAATAAGTGGTTCCGTTTAGTTATGACTGGTGGTGCTATAACTTCTCGTGGTGATGTTGCTTATGGTGGCAGCTTAGATGCCACCTTGAGGGATAAAGATTACCCTTTGGGTCGTTCTCTGTTCACTCTTGGCCTTTCCGTCATGGATTGGCATGGGGATCTTGCTGTTGGTGGCAATATACAATCTCAGTTGCCCATTGGACGGTCTACGAATCTGATTGCTCGCGCAAATTTGAATAATAGAGGGGCAGGACAGGTCAGTGTTCGGGTAAATAGCTCCGAACAGCTTCAAATTGCTCTGCTTGGCCTCATTCCACTATTCAAGAAGTTACTGGATTTTCCTCAACAATGGCAGCTTGGACAATGA
- the LOC115741973 gene encoding pentatricopeptide repeat-containing protein At2g21090, translated as MPPLSPPKPLNHFPSRPNPRKRLTHDPGPPCLVRSLLNLCSRGQLADAVDSLHRLALKGVRLPSQVLAHLIHQCGNAGSLKQGKHVHLHLKLTGLKRPGTFLSNHLIEMYFRCNDEVAARKVFDKMPAKNVYSWNNMLSGYVKLGRMNLARRLFEKMPERDVVSWNTMVMGYVRCGHGDEAVRLYRELRRSGIECSEFSFAGILTVCVKMKDFCLSKQIHGQVLVSGYASNAVIVSTVVDAYAKCGEMSDARRAFDGMQVKDILAWTTLVSGYAKWGDMEAAMGIFDQMPEKNAVSWTALIAGYARNGLGDIALKSFSEMMKLHLKPDQFTFSSSLCACASMASLNQGKQIHGFLIRTYFKPNTIVVCSLIDMYSKCGLLSSARLVFYLAGDKNNVVLWNTMISALAQHGQGKVAIEMFNDMIRLGIKPDKITLLVIVNACSHSGLPKEGLQLFDSITLDHGISPDQEHYACMIDLLGRAGLFDEVINQIRMMPFPPDERIWNALLCACKIHRNLALGKEAAEHLLELRPSSPEAYMFLSSVYASLGKWKLVEEVRKLMHDRCITKDRAVSWIETSSKVHSFSTADDSHPSKEEIYSMLDQIAIQMEKDKLRLNTQ; from the coding sequence ATGCCCCCCCTCTCTCCTCCCAAACCTCTCAATCACTTCCCATCCCGTCCAAATCCAAGAAAACGACTCACCCACGACCCGGGCCCTCCCTGCCTCGTCCGGTCCCTCCTTAATCTCTGTTCTCGGGGTCAACTGGCGGACGCCGTTGACTCCCTCCACCGGTTGGCCCTCAAAGGCGTTCGCTTGCCCTCCCAAGTCCTCGCCCACTTGATCCATCAATGCGGCAACGCCGGGTCCCTCAAACAAGGGAAACACGTGCACCTGCATCTGAAGCTCACTGGGCTGAAGAGACCCGGCACGTTCTTGTCCAACCATTTGATTGAGATGTACTTCAGATGCAACGACGAAGTCGCTGCGCGCAAGGTATTCGACAAAATGCCGGCTAAGAACGTGTATTCGTGGAACAACATGCTCTCTGGGTATGTCAAGTTGGGTAGGATGAATTTGGCGAGGAGGCTGTTTGAGAAAATGCCGGAGAGGGATGTCGTGTCGTGGAATACCATGGTGATGGGGTATGTGCGGTGTGGGCATGGTGATGAGGCAGTGAGGCTGTATAGAGAGTTGAGGAGGTCGGGGATTGAGTGCAGCGAGTTTAGTTTTGCAGGCATTCTGACTGTTTGTGTGAAGATGAAAGATTTTTGCCTTAGCAAGCAGATTCATGGGCAGGTCTTGGTTTCTGGCTACGCATCCAATGCGGTGATCGTCAGCACTGTAGTTGATGCGTATGCAAAGTGTGGGGAGATGAGTGATGCACGTAGAGCATTTGATGGCATGCAAGTGAAAGATATTCTTGCTTGGACCACATTGGTCTCTGGATATGCCAAATGGGGCGACATGGAGGCTGCAATGGGAATATTTGATCAGATGCCCGAAAAGAATGCAGTTTCTTGGACTGCATTAATTGCTGGATATGCTAGAAATGGTTTGGGTGATATCGCGCTTAAGTCATTTTCAGAAATGATGAAACTTCACCTTAAGCCTGACCAATTCACTTTCAGTAGCAGCCTGTGTGCTTGTGCTAGCATGGCCTCATTGAACCAGGGTAAACAAATCCATGGCTTCTTAATAAGGACTTACTTTAAGCCCAATACAATAGTTGTCTGTTCTCTCATTGACATGTATTCCAAATGTGGTCTTCTGAGTTCTGCTAGGCTGGTTTTTTATCTCGCGGGTGATAAGAATAACGTGGTTTTGTGGAACACAATGATATCTGCCTTAGCGCAGCATGGCCAGGGTAAAGTTGCGATAGAGATGTTTAATGACATGATCAGGTTGGGTATTAAGCCAGATAAGATCACTTTACTTGTCATTGTCAATGCTTGCAGTCATTCCGGTCTTCCAAAGGAAGGACTGCAGTTGTTTGATTCCATCACACTCGATCATGGAATTTCTCCAGATCAGGAACATTATGCATGCATGATTGATCTCTTGGGGCGAGCTGGTCTGTTCGACGAGGTTATTAACCAGATCCGTATGATGCCTTTTCCACCGGATGAGCGCATATGGAATGCCTTGCTGTGTGCTTGTAAGATACACCGCAATTTGGCTCTAGGAAAAGAAGCAGCTGAACACCTTCTCGAGTTGCGACCGAGCTCTCCTGAAGCTTACATGTTCCTTTCAAGTGTCTATGCATCACTTGGGAAGTGGAAATTAGTAGAGGAAGTTAGAAAACTTATGCATGATCGATGTATAACGAAAGATCGAGCTGTCAGTTGGATAGAAACCAGCAGTAAGGTGCATTCTTTCTCCACTGCAGATGACTCGCATCcttcaaaagaagaaatatattcgATGTTGGATCAGATTGCTATCCAGATGGAAAAAGACAAGTTACGACTCAATACTCAATAG